The following proteins are encoded in a genomic region of Spirosoma sp. SC4-14:
- a CDS encoding YetF domain-containing protein has protein sequence MNKEDIHLTDWLRILIGEVPGSFYVEILIRAAAVYLILVVSMRLMGRRMASKLSRNEMSAMISLAAAIGVPILDPSRGLLPACIIAVVVVFTQRLVSYWAAKNSRFEGISQDISTTLVENSVMLLFNMKQSRITRELLFAQLRSHGILHLGQVKRLYMEANGAFTLIKDSMPKPGLLILPDWDTEFIQQQNKVDDQLVCYYCGNPLANTTFEEENCSNCGHHEWGPGYKDYKPTTT, from the coding sequence ATGAATAAGGAAGACATTCATTTGACCGATTGGCTGCGGATACTGATTGGCGAAGTTCCCGGTAGTTTTTACGTTGAAATTCTGATTCGGGCCGCTGCCGTTTACCTCATCCTGGTGGTATCGATGCGGTTGATGGGTCGGCGGATGGCTTCGAAACTGAGCCGGAATGAGATGTCGGCTATGATTTCGCTGGCGGCTGCCATTGGTGTACCTATACTGGACCCCAGTCGTGGTTTGTTGCCTGCCTGTATTATTGCGGTGGTCGTTGTGTTTACGCAGCGGCTGGTGTCGTACTGGGCCGCCAAAAATTCGCGATTCGAAGGGATTTCGCAGGATATAAGCACAACTCTGGTCGAAAATTCTGTTATGCTACTGTTCAATATGAAGCAGTCGCGAATCACACGGGAGCTACTGTTTGCGCAATTACGGTCGCATGGTATTTTGCATCTGGGGCAAGTGAAACGACTGTATATGGAGGCAAATGGTGCCTTTACGCTGATCAAAGACTCGATGCCTAAACCCGGTCTGTTGATTCTTCCTGACTGGGATACCGAATTCATTCAGCAACAAAATAAAGTAGATGACCAACTGGTCTGTTATTACTGCGGAAACCCACTGGCAAATACCACCTTTGAGGAAGAAAACTGTAGTAACTGTGGCCACCACGAATGGGGACCTGGCTATAAGGACTACAAGCCTACTACAACATGA
- a CDS encoding alpha-amylase family protein, translating to MKKLCLVLFVCFLLACQNNTPDEKSEKTPSAPLPTEFIEELWYKNSLLYSVDVEVFNDSDNDGIGDFNGLTQQLGYLKQLGVSTIWLAPFQPTPNQDDGYDISDFYGIDPRLGTDRDFAKFIEQAKQHNIRVMMDLVTNHTSNQHPWFRQARQHKNSPYRSWYVWSNERPKKWDKGMVFPGVQKEVWSYDSVAGQYFYHRFYKFQPDLNMQNPAVLQEMRKIIRHWLNKGIDGFRVDAVPFLIEIANPDFDPEKPAHQFDIINQLHQYIQWHKRDAILLGEANVDPKEQEPYFGKDGQNMQTMFNFFVNQHLFYALATSETKLLQKALQDTRTIPPTAQWAHFLRNHDEIDLGRLSDDERQKVYDRFGPDTTMQLYDRGIRRRLAPMLGNRQLIDLAYSLLFSLPGMPVIRYGEEIGMGDDLRLKERLSIRTPMQWSNARNGGFTTNSNPVRPVISQGPYAYTTVNVATQQTDSTSLLNLIRRFAQLRKECPEIGWGNWKLLDTGSPHVLAIRYDWQGRSLLMIHNFSPQPQNCQLNTGYKAGSKLINLLTKTNLMVQSPASQHLQLPGYGYTWYRLAK from the coding sequence ATGAAAAAGCTTTGCCTGGTTCTATTCGTTTGTTTCCTTCTTGCCTGCCAGAACAACACCCCAGACGAAAAGTCAGAAAAAACACCCTCAGCTCCTCTCCCAACCGAATTCATCGAAGAGCTATGGTATAAAAACAGTCTGCTTTACAGTGTTGATGTTGAAGTATTCAACGATTCAGACAACGATGGCATTGGGGATTTTAATGGCCTTACTCAGCAGCTCGGCTACCTCAAGCAACTTGGTGTTTCCACCATCTGGCTGGCTCCTTTTCAGCCAACGCCCAACCAGGATGATGGGTATGATATATCGGATTTTTACGGTATCGATCCCCGGTTAGGCACCGACCGGGACTTTGCCAAGTTTATAGAACAGGCCAAACAGCACAACATTCGGGTTATGATGGATCTGGTTACCAACCATACCTCTAATCAGCATCCATGGTTTCGGCAGGCCCGGCAACACAAAAACTCCCCTTATCGATCCTGGTACGTCTGGTCGAACGAACGACCCAAAAAATGGGATAAAGGCATGGTTTTTCCGGGTGTGCAGAAAGAAGTCTGGAGCTACGACTCGGTGGCAGGCCAGTATTTCTATCATCGGTTCTATAAATTTCAGCCCGACCTGAATATGCAAAACCCAGCCGTTTTGCAGGAAATGCGCAAAATTATCCGACATTGGCTCAACAAGGGTATCGACGGGTTTCGTGTCGATGCAGTTCCTTTTCTGATCGAAATTGCCAATCCCGATTTCGACCCCGAAAAACCTGCCCATCAGTTCGACATTATCAATCAACTCCACCAGTATATTCAGTGGCATAAGCGTGATGCCATTTTGCTGGGAGAAGCTAATGTTGATCCAAAGGAACAGGAGCCTTATTTTGGGAAAGATGGGCAGAATATGCAGACGATGTTTAATTTCTTTGTCAATCAGCACTTATTCTACGCCCTGGCTACTTCCGAAACCAAACTCCTGCAGAAAGCCCTGCAGGATACCCGCACCATTCCACCCACGGCGCAATGGGCTCATTTTCTGCGCAACCACGACGAAATTGATCTCGGGCGCCTGAGCGACGATGAACGCCAGAAAGTATATGACCGGTTTGGCCCCGACACCACCATGCAGCTATACGACCGGGGAATTCGTCGACGGTTGGCTCCTATGCTTGGCAACCGGCAGTTAATCGACCTGGCCTACAGCCTGTTGTTTTCGTTACCGGGAATGCCCGTGATCCGCTACGGCGAAGAAATTGGCATGGGCGACGATCTGCGGTTAAAAGAGCGGTTATCGATCCGAACGCCCATGCAGTGGTCCAATGCTCGCAACGGCGGTTTCACCACCAATTCCAATCCGGTTCGGCCGGTTATCAGTCAGGGGCCCTATGCCTACACAACCGTAAATGTGGCCACTCAACAAACCGATTCAACATCGCTCCTGAACCTTATCCGTCGGTTTGCCCAGCTTCGGAAAGAATGCCCTGAAATTGGCTGGGGCAACTGGAAATTGCTCGATACGGGCTCACCGCATGTGCTGGCCATTCGCTACGACTGGCAAGGCCGATCGTTGTTGATGATTCATAACTTCAGCCCACAACCGCAAAATTGTCAGTTAAATACTGGCTACAAAGCTGGCAGCAAGCTCATAAATCTTCTGACTAAAACGAACTTAATGGTGCAGTCACCAGCATCACAGCACTTACAGCTTCCGGGCTACGGCTATACCTGGTACCGACTGGCAAAATAG
- a CDS encoding PD-(D/E)XK nuclease family protein — protein sequence MTFLQQTAQRIFDTHGPSLSDVWVILPTRRAVSVFLDELAKQSDRPFLAPHTLAVDDFITHAAGVQLIDTVSLLFELYEVFREIDPQVEFEQFIGWASVLLADFDRIDQYLVSPHELFSYLTAAKALERWQVDAPSSAKPIVETPGTKRYFKLFENLNTAYHALHTRLAEQGLAYRGMAYRLLAQNVETLIRDNLAYERIYFVGFNALSRAEEHIIRVLVDAQKAEMIWDVDQYYIRDREQESGEFLRRYLNDGWLFSKQNREDLNQLSNHLLGSEKNIRVIGVPNASMQAKVAGKLYADWGAEGLGLGAWGRERGVSRGGLVKDEGDSDTSAQNPPPSPHEVPRTEYPARSTTAIVLADETLLMPVLYALDESVTDLNVTMGLSLRSSLLFTLVDTLFEMQRTVHEFRAKDGRHLRIPKYHHRHVVKVLNHPFVRQYERIKALQWPGETLESGEVMPPEPLFQWIAKVIVKDQRVYLTESELNELGQNDPLVQVLFARWPNEEPLKAIQTLYDLIDLLRDVYRASQDAVEIEYLYLFFTLVKQLEATLERQAETAIEATPVTVKSFRQFLYELIRQTSIPFTSEGKSQLQIMGMLETRALDFDRVIILSVNEGSLPQSRKLNSLIPFDIASELHLPTYREQEAVMAYHFYRLLQRASDITLLYTTSTDAYGNSKGEPSRFIRQIEHELVPRSNGLIRISYPTVRFGRSGMSQVADLTDLRVPKTESIRTELIQLLTTKGLYPSYLNQFISCSMRFYFSRIVKIAEEEEIEEKMGVAEFGSWLHKVMERLDLDYRLKNLPVDEDIVKKLLEDEFTASMKGRVIESGMNLLLYDLARKLMLDFHRQQNALAGLTVIGTEQTLETYLLVPLDNGESIRVRIAGKIDRIERLDDRIRIVDYKTGRVELPDKAPKDLAEKLLNDGREDKMRQLWLYRYLALKNISEHGGLPRDRAKRNIYPTANLPVEAGFYSFRDLKGGFKSNPVTFGADDSPQQYIRDSEEILQLLIRRLLDTNEPFRKTDQIEMCQYCDFKGICGR from the coding sequence TTGACTTTTCTTCAACAAACGGCTCAACGAATTTTCGACACGCATGGCCCTAGCCTCAGCGATGTCTGGGTGATTTTGCCAACCCGCCGGGCCGTCTCTGTTTTTCTGGATGAACTGGCCAAACAGTCCGACCGGCCATTTCTGGCTCCGCATACTCTGGCCGTCGACGATTTTATTACGCATGCCGCGGGCGTGCAATTAATTGATACGGTTAGTTTACTGTTTGAACTTTACGAAGTATTCCGGGAAATTGACCCGCAGGTTGAGTTTGAGCAATTTATTGGCTGGGCTTCGGTATTGCTGGCCGACTTCGACCGAATCGACCAGTATCTGGTTAGTCCACACGAGTTGTTTAGTTACCTGACCGCAGCCAAAGCCCTCGAACGCTGGCAGGTCGATGCTCCATCGTCGGCAAAACCCATTGTCGAAACGCCTGGCACCAAACGTTATTTTAAACTTTTCGAAAACCTCAACACGGCCTATCACGCACTACACACCCGCCTGGCCGAGCAGGGGCTGGCCTATCGGGGCATGGCCTATCGGTTACTGGCACAAAATGTTGAAACCTTAATTCGCGATAATCTGGCTTATGAACGCATCTACTTTGTTGGATTCAATGCGCTCAGCCGGGCCGAAGAACATATTATCCGGGTATTAGTGGATGCCCAAAAAGCCGAAATGATCTGGGATGTTGATCAATACTACATCCGGGATCGGGAGCAGGAGTCGGGCGAATTTTTGCGACGCTACCTGAACGATGGCTGGCTATTTTCGAAACAGAACCGTGAGGATTTGAATCAGTTATCCAATCATCTGCTCGGTAGCGAAAAAAATATTCGGGTCATCGGTGTGCCCAACGCCAGTATGCAGGCAAAAGTGGCAGGCAAGCTGTATGCGGATTGGGGGGCTGAGGGCCTGGGGCTTGGGGCTTGGGGCAGGGAGCGGGGTGTTTCACGCGGAGGGCTGGTTAAGGATGAAGGCGATTCTGATACCTCCGCACAGAATCCCCCACCATCCCCGCACGAAGTACCCCGCACGGAGTACCCCGCACGAAGTACCACCGCCATCGTACTGGCCGACGAAACGCTGTTGATGCCAGTGCTATACGCCCTCGACGAAAGCGTAACCGACCTGAACGTGACAATGGGGCTTTCATTACGAAGTTCATTGCTGTTTACACTGGTCGATACGTTATTTGAAATGCAACGGACCGTTCATGAATTTCGGGCGAAAGACGGGCGCCATCTGCGGATTCCAAAGTATCACCATCGGCATGTTGTGAAAGTATTGAATCACCCGTTTGTGAGGCAGTATGAACGGATCAAAGCACTGCAATGGCCCGGAGAAACACTGGAATCGGGCGAGGTTATGCCGCCAGAGCCGTTGTTTCAGTGGATAGCCAAAGTGATTGTCAAAGATCAGCGGGTATACCTGACCGAGTCAGAACTGAACGAACTGGGGCAGAACGATCCGCTGGTTCAGGTATTGTTTGCCCGTTGGCCGAATGAGGAGCCCCTGAAAGCTATTCAGACACTATACGATCTGATCGACCTCCTCCGGGATGTATATCGTGCCAGTCAGGATGCCGTTGAAATAGAATACCTGTATCTGTTTTTTACATTAGTCAAACAACTGGAGGCTACCCTGGAGCGACAGGCCGAAACGGCCATTGAAGCAACACCGGTTACGGTGAAGAGCTTTCGGCAGTTTCTCTACGAACTGATTCGACAAACCAGTATTCCGTTTACGAGCGAAGGTAAAAGTCAGCTTCAGATTATGGGTATGCTCGAAACGCGGGCACTGGATTTCGACCGGGTTATTATTCTGTCGGTCAATGAAGGCAGTCTGCCCCAGTCGCGCAAACTGAACTCATTGATACCGTTCGATATCGCATCGGAACTGCATTTGCCAACCTATCGGGAGCAGGAGGCCGTTATGGCATACCACTTCTATCGATTGCTACAGCGGGCGAGCGATATAACCCTGCTCTATACCACATCGACCGATGCGTATGGCAACAGTAAAGGCGAACCCAGCCGTTTTATCCGGCAAATAGAACATGAACTGGTTCCTCGCTCCAATGGGCTGATTCGGATTAGCTATCCGACGGTTCGGTTTGGCCGTTCGGGCATGAGCCAGGTAGCTGATCTGACCGATCTGCGCGTTCCTAAAACAGAAAGCATTCGCACCGAACTGATTCAGTTGCTGACAACAAAGGGTTTATATCCGTCATATCTGAACCAGTTTATCAGTTGCTCGATGCGCTTTTATTTCAGCCGGATTGTTAAAATAGCGGAAGAAGAAGAAATCGAGGAGAAAATGGGCGTGGCTGAGTTCGGAAGCTGGCTGCATAAGGTGATGGAGCGGCTCGATCTGGACTACCGGCTTAAAAATCTGCCGGTTGATGAGGACATTGTAAAGAAACTGCTGGAGGATGAGTTTACTGCGTCCATGAAAGGGCGCGTGATCGAATCGGGAATGAATCTGCTGCTATACGATCTGGCCCGTAAACTGATGCTCGATTTCCACCGTCAGCAAAATGCACTGGCTGGGCTGACGGTTATTGGTACGGAGCAAACGCTCGAAACCTATCTGCTGGTTCCGCTCGATAATGGGGAGTCGATACGGGTGCGTATTGCCGGTAAAATTGACCGAATCGAACGGTTAGATGATCGAATTCGCATTGTCGATTACAAAACCGGTCGGGTCGAACTGCCCGATAAAGCACCGAAAGATCTGGCCGAAAAACTGCTGAACGATGGTCGGGAAGATAAAATGCGGCAGCTGTGGCTCTATCGCTATCTGGCCCTGAAAAATATCAGCGAACATGGTGGGCTGCCGCGCGATCGCGCCAAACGGAACATTTATCCAACCGCTAATCTGCCCGTTGAAGCTGGGTTTTATTCGTTTCGGGATCTGAAAGGTGGGTTTAAGTCGAACCCCGTCACCTTTGGTGCCGACGATAGCCCTCAGCAATACATTCGGGATTCTGAAGAAATACTCCAGTTGTTAATTCGTCGACTGCTGGACACCAACGAGCCATTCCGCAAAACCGATCAGATCGAGATGTGTCAATACTGCGATTTTAAAGGCATTTGTGGGCGTTAG
- a CDS encoding alpha-amylase family glycosyl hydrolase, giving the protein MADNQQQYLWWQKEVIYQIYPRSFQDSNGDGIGDLQGILHRLDYLQQLGVSAVWLSPIYPSPMADFGYDISDYQGIHPLFGSLQDFDALITAVHDRGMKLILDLVPNHTSDQHPWFLESRSSRDNPKRDWYIWHDRLPDGGEPNNWLSVFGGTAWEWDEPTQQYYYHAFLKEQPDLNWRNPQVQEAMLNVMRFWLDKGVDGFRVDVMWHMIKDENLRDNPPNPDYQPHMATYEQLLPVYSTDQPEVHEIVLKMRQVLDSYTNRLLIGEIYLPIHQLVAYYGIDGKGAHLPFNFQLLLLPWDARQIASAIDQYEGLLPPQGWPNWVLSNHDQPRITSRVGKEQARIAALLLLTLRGTPTIYYGDEIGMRDVPIPVDEVQDPQGLNMPDKNLSRDPARTPMQWDNTLNAGFSSGKPWLRLARNFSRDNVQLQLTDPYSILSFYRRLIKFRQQQPSLMVGDYLPVYADTQLIAYIRQLEGHPRFLILLNLSHRPGYFKAKDSSLRGKVVLATPLEWEGSFVNDSISLGGDEGIIVQLE; this is encoded by the coding sequence ATGGCAGACAACCAACAACAGTATCTTTGGTGGCAGAAAGAGGTTATTTATCAAATTTATCCCCGATCGTTTCAGGATAGCAACGGCGATGGCATCGGCGATTTACAGGGCATTTTACACCGACTCGATTATCTACAGCAGCTTGGGGTGAGTGCGGTCTGGCTTTCGCCCATTTATCCCTCTCCAATGGCCGATTTCGGGTACGACATTTCTGACTACCAGGGCATACACCCCCTTTTTGGCTCACTACAGGATTTCGATGCATTAATTACGGCCGTTCATGACCGGGGCATGAAACTTATTCTGGATCTGGTGCCCAATCACACCTCCGATCAGCATCCCTGGTTTCTGGAGTCCCGATCGTCGCGCGATAATCCGAAACGGGACTGGTATATCTGGCACGACCGCCTTCCCGACGGCGGAGAACCCAATAACTGGCTCAGTGTGTTCGGTGGAACAGCCTGGGAATGGGACGAACCAACCCAGCAGTATTATTATCACGCGTTTCTGAAAGAACAACCCGACCTGAACTGGCGCAACCCTCAAGTGCAGGAAGCCATGCTTAATGTGATGCGTTTCTGGCTCGACAAAGGCGTTGACGGGTTCCGGGTCGATGTGATGTGGCACATGATCAAGGATGAGAACCTGCGCGATAATCCACCCAATCCCGACTATCAGCCGCACATGGCTACCTATGAGCAACTGCTACCGGTCTACTCCACCGATCAGCCCGAAGTGCATGAAATTGTACTGAAAATGCGGCAGGTGCTCGATTCATACACCAATCGATTATTGATTGGCGAGATCTATTTACCCATTCATCAACTGGTTGCCTACTACGGGATCGACGGAAAAGGGGCCCATTTACCGTTCAATTTTCAGTTGTTGCTGTTGCCCTGGGATGCCCGGCAGATTGCCTCGGCAATTGACCAGTATGAAGGTTTGCTGCCGCCCCAGGGCTGGCCTAACTGGGTGCTCAGTAACCACGATCAACCCCGAATTACCAGCCGGGTTGGGAAAGAACAGGCCCGTATTGCGGCACTATTGCTTTTAACACTTCGCGGCACGCCAACGATTTACTACGGCGATGAAATTGGCATGAGAGACGTTCCCATTCCTGTTGATGAAGTCCAGGACCCTCAGGGACTGAACATGCCCGACAAAAACCTTAGCCGGGACCCCGCCCGCACACCCATGCAGTGGGATAATACCCTCAATGCAGGCTTTTCGAGCGGAAAACCCTGGCTGCGGCTGGCTCGTAATTTCAGTCGCGACAATGTGCAGTTGCAACTAACAGATCCCTATTCCATTCTCTCGTTCTACAGGAGGCTCATTAAATTTCGGCAGCAGCAACCCTCTCTGATGGTAGGCGACTACCTGCCGGTGTATGCCGACACGCAGCTCATCGCTTATATCCGCCAGTTGGAAGGCCATCCGCGTTTCCTGATCCTGTTAAACCTGAGCCACCGGCCCGGTTATTTCAAAGCGAAAGACAGTTCGCTGAGGGGCAAGGTAGTGCTGGCAACTCCGCTCGAATGGGAAGGTTCCTTCGTAAATGATAGCATCAGTCTGGGTGGCGACGAAGGCATTATTGTGCAACTAGAGTAG
- a CDS encoding cupin has translation MERKTFLSVLGLLTVKAALPIVQSMKPDLFYFKDDGIIPNSKFPLLRYSNAFAARNNEGARWLETKFANNNWTNSWRNGIYPFHHYHSTSHEVLGIYSGSALLQLGGEKGEKVSVQAGDILIIPAGVGHKKLESINLGVVGAYPEGRDWDLNRGQPGERPQVDKNIAALPIPSTDPLLGTNVGLPTIWLA, from the coding sequence ATGGAGCGAAAAACATTTCTTTCGGTATTGGGCTTATTGACCGTGAAGGCTGCCCTACCAATCGTTCAATCCATGAAACCAGACCTGTTCTATTTCAAAGACGATGGCATAATTCCGAACAGCAAATTTCCACTGCTCCGCTACAGCAACGCCTTTGCGGCCCGCAACAATGAAGGAGCCAGGTGGCTGGAAACGAAATTTGCCAATAACAACTGGACAAACTCCTGGCGAAACGGCATTTATCCCTTTCATCATTATCATAGCACCTCCCACGAAGTGCTGGGTATCTACTCAGGCTCGGCACTACTTCAGTTGGGTGGTGAGAAGGGAGAAAAAGTGTCCGTTCAGGCGGGCGACATCCTGATTATTCCGGCCGGAGTTGGGCATAAAAAGCTGGAAAGCATCAATCTGGGTGTCGTTGGAGCCTACCCCGAAGGTCGTGACTGGGATTTAAACCGCGGGCAACCGGGAGAGCGCCCTCAAGTCGATAAAAACATAGCTGCATTGCCTATTCCCTCCACCGATCCGCTTCTTGGGACAAACGTCGGGTTGCCAACAATCTGGTTAGCCTGA
- the treZ gene encoding malto-oligosyltrehalose trehalohydrolase encodes MKTTGATYMGTGHCIFTVWAPEKKNITLHIVHPNERKLAMKAVELGYFRIEVDNVYPGTRYYYTLENGQDYPDPASDLQPEGVHGPSEVVDHTAYMWHDQHWRGLPFRDLIFYQLHVGTFTSEGTFEAIIPRLSELAQLGINALQLLPICQFPGQRNWGYDGVYLYSVQESYGGPAGLKKLVDACHTHGIAVFLDVVYNHMGPEGNYYSQFGPYFTEKYHTPWGNALNFDRDWADGVREFIANNTLFWFEQYHIDGLRFDAIHEVIDMGAVSIWELIYSKVTYLEEQLGRSLYLVAESDLNSPRVVKPPELGGYGFRAQWLDDFHHALHVLVNKAGKDKYADFNRIEQLARAYTDGFVSSGDYVAFRKRRFGASSAGISGDRFVVFNLNHDQVGNQSGRERLSLLVGFERQKVAAAAMLLAPYIPMLFMGEEYADESPFFYFVSHSDKELVEAVREGRKKEFGDFIDHANIPDPFEDTTFTKSKIKWNQRTQGKHHIMLRWHQALILLRQTTAALRTFNKNDVRFTIIDDDGFVLHRQTPDGLEHVFCLFNFSDHDLTYTFPKWTQSWDKLLDSKDPAWLESDTNAKQPLPDQLAPGASVTIYPDSVAVYSGRLIIG; translated from the coding sequence ATGAAAACAACTGGAGCAACTTACATGGGTACGGGTCATTGCATTTTTACGGTCTGGGCTCCCGAGAAAAAAAACATTACCCTGCATATTGTTCATCCCAACGAACGAAAACTGGCCATGAAAGCCGTTGAATTGGGATACTTTCGGATAGAGGTCGATAATGTATATCCAGGCACCCGCTACTATTACACCCTCGAAAATGGCCAGGATTACCCAGATCCGGCGTCTGATTTGCAACCCGAAGGCGTGCATGGCCCTTCGGAGGTTGTCGATCATACGGCTTATATGTGGCACGATCAACACTGGCGCGGGCTTCCCTTCCGCGATCTGATCTTCTATCAGCTTCATGTAGGGACATTTACGTCGGAAGGCACATTTGAAGCCATCATTCCCCGACTGAGCGAGTTGGCACAGCTTGGCATCAATGCCCTGCAATTACTCCCCATCTGCCAGTTTCCGGGGCAGCGTAACTGGGGCTACGATGGTGTTTATCTCTACTCCGTTCAGGAGTCATATGGCGGGCCAGCGGGCTTAAAAAAACTGGTCGACGCCTGTCATACCCACGGCATTGCAGTTTTTCTGGACGTGGTTTATAACCATATGGGCCCCGAAGGAAATTATTACAGTCAGTTCGGGCCTTATTTCACCGAAAAGTACCATACTCCCTGGGGAAACGCCCTGAATTTTGACCGCGACTGGGCCGATGGAGTTCGCGAGTTTATCGCCAACAACACATTGTTCTGGTTTGAACAGTACCATATTGATGGATTGCGGTTCGACGCAATCCATGAAGTGATCGACATGGGAGCGGTTTCCATTTGGGAGTTAATCTACAGTAAGGTTACGTACCTGGAAGAGCAACTCGGCCGGTCGTTATATCTGGTTGCCGAATCGGACCTCAACAGCCCACGCGTTGTGAAACCGCCGGAGTTGGGTGGCTATGGTTTTCGTGCTCAATGGCTCGACGATTTTCATCATGCGCTTCATGTGCTGGTTAACAAGGCCGGAAAAGACAAATACGCCGATTTCAATCGAATCGAGCAGTTGGCCCGGGCTTATACCGATGGGTTTGTATCGAGTGGCGACTATGTGGCTTTCCGAAAACGCAGGTTCGGAGCCTCATCGGCAGGCATTTCGGGCGACCGGTTCGTTGTTTTCAACCTCAATCATGATCAGGTAGGAAACCAGTCGGGCCGGGAACGGTTGTCGTTGCTGGTTGGTTTCGAGCGCCAGAAAGTAGCCGCAGCGGCCATGCTACTAGCCCCATACATACCGATGTTGTTTATGGGTGAAGAATATGCCGATGAGTCGCCCTTTTTCTATTTTGTCAGCCATTCCGATAAAGAGCTGGTCGAAGCTGTCAGAGAAGGACGTAAAAAAGAATTTGGTGATTTTATTGATCATGCCAATATTCCTGATCCTTTTGAGGATACAACATTTACGAAATCGAAGATCAAGTGGAATCAGCGCACCCAGGGTAAACATCATATTATGCTAAGATGGCATCAGGCGCTGATTCTGTTGCGCCAAACGACAGCAGCCCTTCGAACTTTCAACAAAAATGATGTTCGGTTTACGATTATCGACGACGATGGCTTTGTGCTACACCGGCAAACGCCCGATGGGCTGGAGCATGTTTTCTGCTTGTTTAATTTTTCGGACCATGATCTTACCTATACGTTTCCCAAATGGACCCAATCGTGGGATAAATTACTCGATTCGAAAGACCCGGCCTGGCTGGAGTCAGATACAAACGCGAAGCAACCCCTCCCCGACCAGCTAGCACCCGGTGCTTCGGTTACAATCTATCCCGACAGTGTTGCGGTCTATTCCGGCCGGTTAATCATTGGCTAG
- a CDS encoding YetF domain-containing protein — protein MKKEDIQFDDWQRLLIGNAPAEFLIEVFIRTVLIYLALLIVMRFLGKRMNGQLTNLELAVMLTMGAIISPAMQLPDRGLLSGGLALLCALTFLRGTNLLGFKSHKAEELIQGTATVLVKDGIIQLDKMAENRLSHQQVYAALRSGNVYNLGMVKRLYLEAYGMFSIYPFDRPRPGLSVLPPSDQEMYTMKQQAVESIIVCCNCGFTTEAQAAVEPCSVCHAHMWVKATIDVENE, from the coding sequence ATGAAAAAGGAAGACATACAATTCGATGATTGGCAGCGCCTGTTAATCGGTAATGCTCCGGCTGAATTTCTGATTGAAGTTTTTATTCGGACTGTGCTGATTTATCTGGCCCTATTGATTGTGATGCGTTTTTTGGGAAAGCGGATGAACGGGCAGCTTACTAATCTGGAACTGGCTGTAATGCTGACGATGGGCGCTATTATTTCGCCTGCCATGCAACTTCCCGACCGGGGGTTACTGTCGGGGGGGCTGGCGCTTCTGTGTGCTTTAACCTTCCTGCGGGGTACTAATCTGCTGGGTTTTAAAAGTCATAAGGCCGAAGAATTGATTCAGGGAACAGCTACCGTGTTGGTGAAAGATGGTATTATTCAGTTAGATAAAATGGCCGAAAATCGATTGTCGCACCAGCAGGTTTATGCCGCTTTGCGGAGTGGTAATGTATATAACCTTGGGATGGTAAAACGACTTTATCTGGAAGCGTACGGAATGTTTAGCATTTATCCCTTCGACAGGCCCAGGCCAGGCTTATCGGTCTTGCCACCATCGGACCAGGAAATGTATACGATGAAGCAGCAGGCAGTGGAATCCATAATTGTTTGCTGCAATTGTGGATTCACCACTGAGGCTCAAGCCGCGGTTGAACCATGCTCCGTTTGTCATGCCCATATGTGGGTAAAAGCAACCATCGACGTCGAAAATGAATAA
- a CDS encoding helix-turn-helix domain-containing protein, with protein MRKLSSTNYVNQTFLEEKCTLNELIHLLSKRWLTEVLFSIEEGNNRFSSLKEDLKLISDNILADRLRLLEQHKLIVRNDNFREVPARVEYALTTTGEKLSEMLDVMCKFSENEMEFPA; from the coding sequence ATGAGGAAATTAAGCTCCACGAATTATGTTAATCAGACATTTCTCGAAGAAAAATGTACACTTAACGAGCTTATTCACCTATTGAGCAAACGCTGGCTGACCGAGGTGCTGTTTAGCATAGAAGAAGGTAATAATCGGTTTTCGAGTTTGAAAGAAGATTTAAAACTGATCAGCGATAATATTCTGGCCGATCGCTTACGCCTGCTCGAACAGCATAAACTAATTGTTCGGAATGATAATTTTCGGGAAGTTCCGGCCCGCGTCGAATATGCGCTGACGACTACAGGGGAGAAACTTAGTGAAATGCTGGACGTTATGTGTAAGTTCTCGGAGAATGAAATGGAGTTTCCGGCATAA